A genomic region of Hydrogenovibrio crunogenus contains the following coding sequences:
- the queC gene encoding 7-cyano-7-deazaguanine synthase QueC, with protein MAGVDTKKAVVLLSGGLDSATVLAIAQAQGFECHTISFDYGQRHRAELMAAERVSRASGAKTHRVMEMNMHAIGGSALTDDSIDVPVSGVDKETIPVTYVPARNTVFLSYALALAEVLQADDIFIGVNAVDYSGYPDCRPEYIAAYEKMANLATKAGVEGHKMHIQTPLIDLTKAEIIQTGVRLGVDYSKTVSCYQADKNGAACGICDSCRLRKQGFEKAGVADPTIYVSNL; from the coding sequence GTGGCGGGTGTCGATACTAAAAAAGCCGTCGTATTGTTGTCTGGTGGTTTAGATTCAGCCACGGTTCTGGCGATTGCACAAGCGCAGGGGTTTGAATGTCATACCATTAGTTTTGATTATGGCCAACGCCATCGTGCCGAATTAATGGCTGCAGAGCGAGTTTCTCGTGCTTCAGGCGCGAAGACACACCGAGTGATGGAAATGAATATGCACGCGATTGGTGGTTCTGCATTGACGGACGACTCGATTGATGTGCCTGTCTCTGGCGTGGATAAAGAAACGATTCCGGTGACATATGTGCCAGCACGTAATACGGTTTTTCTTTCTTATGCCTTAGCGTTGGCTGAAGTACTACAGGCCGACGATATTTTTATCGGGGTGAATGCCGTAGATTATTCAGGGTATCCGGATTGTCGCCCTGAGTATATTGCGGCGTATGAAAAAATGGCTAATCTAGCAACGAAAGCTGGAGTTGAAGGTCACAAGATGCATATTCAAACGCCTTTAATTGATTTGACCAAGGCTGAAATCATTCAAACGGGCGTCAGGCTTGGAGTGGATTACAGTAAAACCGTTTCTTGTTATCAAGCTGATAAAAACGGTGCCGCCTGTGGAATATGTGATTCTTGCCGTTTGAGAAAACAGGGCTTTGAAAAAGCGGGTGTTGCTGATCCCACCATTTATGTCTCAAACCTTTAA
- a CDS encoding metal-dependent transcriptional regulator yields the protein MASKALEDYLKIIYKLEEENESDKGVSTSAIAERLTISQASVSNMLKKLADKEMIQYEPYYGVSLTAKGRKVALNMIRRHRILELFLVERLGYQWDEVDEEAEILEHAISDKLTNRMWEELGQPTQDPHGSPIPNEKGEMVQPKMLSLAEIEAPTKAKVMRIQNRSPEELRYLFSIGLVRDAGVIVHQKAPFEGPLSIEINGEQHALDYRLAQSIFVA from the coding sequence ATGGCCAGTAAGGCACTTGAAGACTATCTTAAAATTATTTATAAGCTGGAAGAAGAAAACGAATCTGATAAAGGTGTCAGTACCTCTGCAATTGCTGAAAGATTGACGATTTCGCAAGCGTCCGTCTCCAACATGCTTAAAAAATTGGCCGATAAGGAAATGATTCAGTACGAGCCTTATTACGGCGTTTCCTTAACAGCGAAAGGCCGAAAGGTAGCGCTGAATATGATTCGACGACACCGTATTTTGGAGCTTTTTTTGGTCGAACGATTAGGGTATCAATGGGATGAAGTGGATGAAGAGGCTGAAATTTTAGAACATGCCATATCGGATAAGTTAACGAACAGAATGTGGGAAGAGCTAGGGCAACCGACTCAAGACCCACATGGGTCTCCTATTCCCAATGAAAAAGGGGAGATGGTGCAACCTAAGATGCTCAGTCTGGCAGAAATTGAGGCACCCACTAAAGCAAAAGTGATGCGGATTCAAAACCGTTCGCCTGAAGAGTTGCGTTATTTATTTTCCATCGGTTTAGTGAGGGATGCAGGGGTGATCGTTCATCAAAAGGCGCCTTTTGAAGGCCCTTTATCGATTGAAATAAATGGTGAACAGCATGCATTGGATTATCGGTTGGCACAATCGATATTTGTTGCCTAA
- the glnL gene encoding nitrogen regulation protein NR(II) produces the protein MTNPIKQHVSEQEILSGLTTAVVWIDKNENIGFINLAGAELLQLSSQRVIGMNWRYILPKLLDDIHACGTGRLTIHEYTIRLPDAQKIHVTCTISYYEMDSEDGWLIELYNTERHHRIAEEDERWHQYEAGNLLVRTLAHEIKNPLAGIYGSTQLLQKRFPDNEKADQFLEVILREVKRLQNLVDRMLGPRGDSDKEPFNIHELIGYVIDVVRGEKPENVFIKLDYDPSIPEISMDFEAMVQALLNLAKNAIQAMEKHGGILTFKTRVESKFTLGTKTYPLVAVISVIDEGEGIPPDVFDSIFYPMVSSKKDGSGLGLSVSQNIVRQHGGLIVASSEPGNTVFNIYLPFDHNRIEGKRLH, from the coding sequence ATGACGAATCCTATTAAGCAACACGTCAGTGAACAAGAAATTCTTTCGGGGCTTACGACCGCCGTGGTTTGGATTGATAAAAATGAAAACATCGGCTTTATTAATCTAGCGGGCGCTGAATTGTTGCAATTAAGCTCGCAAAGAGTGATCGGCATGAACTGGCGCTATATTCTTCCAAAGCTGTTGGATGATATACACGCTTGTGGTACCGGCCGCTTAACGATTCACGAGTATACGATCCGACTGCCGGATGCGCAGAAAATTCATGTGACGTGTACCATCTCTTATTACGAAATGGATAGTGAAGATGGGTGGTTAATCGAACTATATAACACTGAGCGTCACCACCGAATTGCCGAAGAAGACGAGCGTTGGCATCAATATGAAGCGGGAAATCTGTTAGTCAGAACCTTGGCGCATGAGATTAAAAACCCGCTGGCGGGTATTTATGGTTCGACACAGTTGTTACAAAAACGGTTTCCGGATAATGAAAAAGCAGATCAGTTTTTAGAAGTAATTTTAAGGGAAGTCAAACGACTACAAAATCTAGTGGATCGTATGTTGGGCCCAAGAGGGGACTCTGATAAAGAACCTTTCAATATCCATGAATTGATTGGGTATGTCATCGATGTGGTTCGGGGTGAAAAACCGGAAAATGTCTTCATTAAGCTGGATTATGATCCGAGTATTCCTGAGATATCGATGGACTTTGAAGCGATGGTACAAGCGCTACTGAATTTAGCGAAAAACGCGATTCAAGCCATGGAAAAACATGGGGGCATTTTGACTTTCAAAACACGGGTTGAGTCCAAGTTTACTTTGGGAACCAAAACTTATCCTTTAGTGGCCGTGATCAGTGTGATTGATGAAGGAGAGGGGATTCCTCCAGACGTTTTTGACTCTATTTTTTACCCCATGGTGAGCAGTAAGAAAGACGGTTCTGGCCTGGGGTTGTCGGTTTCACAAAATATTGTACGCCAGCACGGAGGGTTGATTGTTGCCAGCAGTGAGCCCGGGAATACCGTGTTCAATATTTATTTACCCTTTGATCATAATCGTATCGAAGGCAAGCGTCTTCATTGA
- the ntrC gene encoding nitrogen regulation protein NR(I) — MQQDNTENHSPDHPIVWIVDDDASIRWVLNESLEDRPYQIRSFDSAFEALRLLPTEHPTVVISDVRMPGMDGLEFMEAIHEHDKDIPVIIMTAHADLDTAVKSFQSRAFEYLPKPFEIDDALMIIDRAVKRQLSGGKRVRKVKQTKQPLNIIGSAPAMQEVFRILGRVSQLDVTVLITGETGTGKELVARALYELSSRSNRPFVAINTAAIPRDLLESELFGHEKGAFTGAHTQRVGRFEEANGGTLFLDEIGDMPVDLQTRLLRVLNDGTFYRVGGKTPIKTDVRIVAATHQNMQELVKQGRFREDLLYRLNVIRIKVPALRERREDILPIVRYYLSEEAKSYGLEEKRLSKAVEKYLVELPWPGNVRQIRSLCTWLTIMAPDKTVHMEDLPLELQNGSDPLIMTPGGENGTENSDDWETPLRSWAKHFLNAGRTELHTEAEKIFEKVLIEVAMKHSMNHRQKAAQLLGWGRNTLTRKTQALGLDD; from the coding sequence ATGCAACAAGACAATACTGAAAACCATTCACCAGATCATCCGATTGTTTGGATCGTAGATGATGATGCTTCTATTCGATGGGTTTTAAATGAATCGTTAGAAGATCGTCCTTATCAAATTCGGTCTTTTGATTCAGCATTTGAAGCACTGCGTCTTTTGCCGACAGAACACCCCACTGTCGTTATTTCCGATGTTCGTATGCCGGGTATGGATGGTCTTGAATTTATGGAAGCCATTCATGAGCATGATAAAGATATTCCGGTCATCATTATGACGGCGCATGCAGATTTGGATACAGCGGTGAAGTCGTTTCAAAGTCGGGCTTTTGAGTACCTGCCTAAGCCGTTTGAAATTGATGATGCTCTGATGATTATTGATCGAGCGGTCAAACGCCAGCTTTCAGGTGGTAAACGCGTTCGAAAAGTGAAGCAAACCAAACAGCCTTTGAATATTATCGGTTCTGCGCCAGCGATGCAGGAAGTGTTCCGAATCTTAGGGCGTGTTTCTCAATTAGATGTGACGGTTTTGATTACCGGTGAAACGGGAACCGGGAAAGAGTTGGTTGCCAGAGCATTATATGAATTAAGTAGTCGTTCTAATCGACCGTTTGTGGCAATTAATACGGCAGCCATTCCAAGGGATCTGCTTGAATCCGAACTGTTCGGTCATGAAAAAGGCGCGTTTACCGGAGCGCATACTCAGCGTGTTGGACGTTTTGAGGAAGCAAACGGAGGAACTTTATTCTTAGATGAAATTGGTGATATGCCAGTGGATTTACAGACGCGTTTATTGCGTGTGCTGAATGATGGCACTTTCTATCGTGTCGGTGGGAAAACCCCAATCAAAACGGATGTGAGAATTGTGGCGGCGACACATCAGAATATGCAAGAACTGGTGAAACAAGGTCGTTTCCGTGAAGATTTGCTCTATCGCTTGAATGTCATTCGTATTAAGGTCCCTGCGTTACGCGAAAGACGTGAAGATATTCTGCCTATCGTTCGTTATTATTTGTCGGAAGAAGCAAAATCTTATGGGTTAGAAGAAAAACGATTAAGCAAAGCGGTTGAAAAGTATTTGGTCGAATTACCTTGGCCTGGAAATGTCCGTCAAATACGCAGCTTGTGTACCTGGTTGACGATTATGGCACCGGACAAAACGGTTCATATGGAAGACTTGCCTTTGGAATTACAAAATGGTTCAGACCCTTTAATCATGACTCCAGGCGGTGAGAATGGTACGGAAAATTCAGACGATTGGGAAACCCCTTTGCGATCTTGGGCGAAACACTTTTTAAACGCCGGGCGCACAGAATTGCATACCGAAGCCGAGAAGATTTTTGAAAAAGTTTTGATTGAGGTGGCAATGAAACACAGCATGAACCATCGTCAAAAAGCAGCTCAGTTATTGGGGTGGGGACGAAATACACTGACGCGCAAAACCCAAGCACTGGGTTTGGATGACTAG
- a CDS encoding DUF5666 domain-containing protein — translation MMKSNFLTTVLLITGFLLLLGCQTSPSHPNSSTTVVQNDSGIGGTGQKLTAQNTDPTGGFGGTGHSSSGFGGTGVIGTITEFGSIWVNDIEIEYPDNVSVTSPLGTSQAQRSLKLGQQVILETQPTDLETVTTHIELYYPVAGQIRQITKDQIQVENTWIRLTDGTQYDDTPLTQGAYIAVNAFQSSNGQWIATRINDNPNHVSLQKPLPKLTFSSGVKRFVVQTELKSVFKALNRSEPVQYQDYSELEHDQIRIEKNARLKAQQIRQQRNALIQQQQIKNSSKQVHDLQRFLKQQNQGSLRQLKHGK, via the coding sequence ATGATGAAAAGTAATTTTCTGACAACCGTCCTCCTTATCACAGGATTTCTTTTATTACTGGGATGCCAAACAAGTCCTTCACACCCTAATTCTTCTACCACAGTCGTTCAAAATGACTCGGGCATAGGAGGTACCGGACAAAAACTGACCGCTCAAAACACGGATCCTACTGGTGGATTTGGTGGTACAGGGCATAGTTCAAGTGGTTTTGGCGGCACCGGTGTCATCGGAACCATTACAGAGTTTGGAAGTATTTGGGTAAATGATATTGAAATTGAATACCCAGATAATGTTTCGGTTACAAGCCCTTTAGGAACCTCTCAGGCTCAACGCTCATTAAAGTTAGGCCAACAGGTGATTTTAGAAACGCAACCGACAGATCTAGAGACGGTCACAACGCACATTGAGCTTTACTATCCCGTTGCAGGTCAAATCCGTCAAATAACAAAAGATCAGATCCAAGTGGAAAACACCTGGATCAGGTTAACGGATGGTACACAATATGATGATACACCACTGACCCAGGGAGCATACATCGCCGTTAATGCTTTCCAGTCTTCTAATGGACAGTGGATTGCAACACGTATCAATGACAATCCAAACCATGTGTCGTTACAAAAACCTTTGCCGAAGCTTACTTTCAGCTCAGGCGTTAAAAGATTTGTTGTCCAAACGGAACTGAAATCGGTCTTCAAAGCCTTAAATCGGTCTGAACCCGTACAGTATCAAGATTATTCTGAACTGGAACACGACCAAATAAGGATTGAAAAAAACGCCCGTTTAAAAGCTCAACAGATCAGGCAGCAACGCAATGCTCTGATTCAGCAACAACAAATTAAAAACAGCTCTAAACAGGTACATGATTTACAGCGCTTTTTAAAACAGCAGAATCAGGGCAGCCTTCGACAATTGAAACATGGTAAATAA
- a CDS encoding DUF6502 family protein produces MQTPHSSELDKVLAKTIKTMLKPLVKLLLSRGITYPNLLEPLKQIFVEVAEESFALENKRQTDSRVSLITGVHRKEVKRLREMISNTQSPPEIKAGLSAQIMSEWTGNDDFLSESGQPLPLTKQGKKHSFEALVFTVSKDKHPRSVLDDWLNQGIVSINEQGLICLNEAGFVPAQDETEKLFFAGKNIGHHLSVVTNNLDNKQLPMFDRAVYYRHLSPESLHEIETIAKEKSLALLSEINHLAHELQQKDECDTSAVSQFHFGSYFYRDKENHDEK; encoded by the coding sequence ATGCAAACACCACACTCTTCTGAACTGGATAAGGTACTGGCTAAAACAATTAAAACCATGTTAAAACCATTGGTTAAATTGCTTTTAAGTCGTGGGATTACCTACCCCAATTTACTGGAACCACTTAAACAAATTTTTGTTGAAGTGGCAGAAGAGTCGTTTGCTTTAGAAAATAAACGTCAGACAGATAGTCGTGTCAGCTTAATTACGGGCGTGCATCGAAAAGAAGTCAAACGCTTAAGAGAGATGATTTCAAATACGCAATCCCCTCCTGAGATTAAAGCTGGTTTAAGTGCTCAAATCATGTCTGAATGGACAGGAAATGATGATTTTCTGTCTGAATCCGGTCAACCTCTGCCTTTAACCAAACAAGGCAAAAAACATTCTTTTGAAGCTTTAGTTTTCACGGTTTCAAAAGACAAACATCCTCGTTCTGTGTTGGACGATTGGCTCAATCAGGGAATTGTTTCGATTAACGAGCAAGGATTAATTTGCTTGAATGAAGCCGGTTTTGTGCCAGCGCAAGATGAAACAGAAAAATTGTTTTTTGCAGGTAAAAACATTGGCCACCACCTCTCCGTGGTGACGAATAACTTAGATAATAAACAGCTTCCTATGTTTGATCGAGCTGTTTATTATCGACACTTATCGCCTGAATCTTTGCATGAAATTGAAACGATCGCTAAAGAAAAATCTTTAGCACTTCTCTCTGAAATCAATCACTTGGCACATGAACTTCAGCAGAAAGATGAATGCGATACGTCTGCTGTCTCGCAATTCCATTTCGGTAGCTATTTTTATCGTGACAAGGAGAACCATGATGAAAAGTAA
- a CDS encoding P-II family nitrogen regulator, with protein MKMVTSIIKPFKLDDVREALHDIGVHGMTVTDVKGYGRQKGHTEMYRGAEYVVDFLPKLKIEIAVSEDKVDQVIETITQTAQTGKIGDGKIFVTSIEQTVRIRTGETGPEAL; from the coding sequence ATGAAAATGGTTACCTCAATTATTAAACCGTTTAAATTAGATGATGTTCGTGAAGCACTTCATGATATTGGCGTCCACGGTATGACTGTTACTGATGTTAAAGGATATGGTCGTCAGAAAGGTCATACTGAAATGTACCGAGGTGCTGAATATGTAGTCGATTTCTTACCGAAATTAAAAATTGAAATTGCGGTCAGTGAAGACAAGGTCGATCAAGTGATTGAAACCATCACCCAAACAGCACAGACCGGTAAGATTGGCGATGGTAAGATTTTTGTCACCAGCATTGAACAAACCGTACGTATCCGTACTGGAGAAACAGGGCCGGAAGCTCTTTAA
- the asd gene encoding archaetidylserine decarboxylase (Phosphatidylserine decarboxylase is synthesized as a single chain precursor. Generation of the pyruvoyl active site from a Ser is coupled to cleavage of a Gly-Ser bond between the larger (beta) and smaller (alpha chains). It is an integral membrane protein.) — MRFLDFFRVVPQYLIPQHLLSKGMHWFMQVKQPWIKNNTIKLLTKIYKINIQEAADEEIENYPHFNAFFTRALKPDARPIDATENAWCSPADGVISQSQAIHGKTLIQAKCHDYSLDALLGGDIEYAKHFIDGDSAVIYLSPKDYHRIHMPVDAKLHSMTYVPGDLFAVNPTTVRNVEGLFARNERLIIRFENEHGVFCLIMVGAIFVGSMETVWQGKITPDYQPTIQHWDYQEDDLSYFKGDEIGRFNMGSTVVLLSPKGKMPGLGEIEKNTPIQMGQMLAQYAEYNFSTQDEHSPE, encoded by the coding sequence ATGCGTTTTTTGGATTTTTTTAGAGTCGTTCCCCAGTACCTTATCCCACAGCATTTGCTGTCAAAAGGTATGCATTGGTTTATGCAAGTCAAACAACCCTGGATTAAAAACAATACCATCAAACTATTGACTAAAATTTATAAGATCAATATCCAAGAAGCTGCTGATGAAGAAATTGAAAATTATCCCCACTTCAATGCCTTCTTTACCCGCGCCTTAAAACCGGATGCCCGCCCTATCGACGCGACTGAAAACGCTTGGTGCAGTCCGGCGGATGGTGTGATCAGCCAATCACAGGCCATCCACGGAAAAACCCTCATACAAGCAAAGTGCCATGACTATTCTCTCGATGCTTTATTAGGAGGCGACATTGAATATGCCAAGCACTTTATTGATGGCGACTCGGCGGTTATTTACTTATCACCCAAAGACTACCATCGTATCCATATGCCAGTGGATGCCAAACTGCATTCAATGACTTATGTTCCGGGAGATTTGTTTGCCGTGAACCCTACGACTGTTCGCAATGTCGAAGGGCTTTTTGCTCGAAACGAACGATTAATCATTCGTTTTGAAAACGAACACGGCGTATTTTGTTTGATTATGGTGGGGGCCATTTTTGTCGGCAGCATGGAAACGGTCTGGCAAGGAAAAATCACACCAGACTACCAACCAACGATTCAACACTGGGACTACCAGGAAGATGATCTTTCCTACTTCAAAGGAGATGAAATCGGGCGTTTTAATATGGGATCAACCGTGGTTCTTCTCTCTCCGAAAGGCAAAATGCCAGGCCTGGGAGAAATTGAAAAAAATACCCCTATCCAAATGGGCCAAATGCTGGCACAATATGCAGAATACAATTTTTCAACTCAGGATGAACACTCTCCTGAATAA
- a CDS encoding argininosuccinate synthase, which yields MSQIKKVVLAYSGGLDTSIIAKWLQEEYQCEVVTFTADIGQGEEVAPARAKAEAMGIKEIYIEDLREEFARDFVFPMMRANAIYEGEYRLGTSIARPLISKRLVEIAKETGADAISHGATGKGNDQVRFELNAYALMPDVKVIAPWREWDLLSREKLMAYAEEHNIAIEKKKGKKSPYSMDANLLHISYEGGIIEDPANEPEEDMWLWSVSPENAPDQPTYLDITYDKGDIVAINGEAMSPATVMEYLNKVGGENGIGRDDIVENRFVGMKARGCYETPAGTIMIKAHRAIESLTVDRNAAHLKDELMPKYAEMIYNGFWFSPEREMLQALIDQSQEYVSGNVRLKLYKGNVIVVGRTSENSLFDEDIATFEDDGGAYNHKDAEGFIKLNALRLRTAAKKRR from the coding sequence ATGTCGCAAATCAAAAAAGTTGTTTTAGCTTACTCCGGTGGTTTAGATACCTCAATTATTGCCAAATGGCTACAGGAAGAATATCAGTGTGAAGTGGTGACATTTACCGCAGACATTGGGCAAGGTGAAGAGGTTGCGCCAGCACGTGCCAAAGCTGAAGCAATGGGCATTAAAGAAATTTATATTGAAGATTTGCGTGAAGAGTTTGCCCGTGACTTTGTTTTTCCGATGATGCGTGCCAATGCGATTTATGAAGGTGAGTACCGTTTGGGAACATCTATTGCACGCCCATTGATTTCAAAGCGTTTGGTTGAAATTGCAAAAGAAACCGGTGCAGATGCCATCTCTCATGGGGCAACAGGAAAAGGAAACGACCAGGTTCGTTTCGAATTGAATGCGTATGCATTAATGCCGGATGTGAAAGTCATTGCTCCTTGGCGTGAATGGGACTTGCTGTCCCGTGAAAAACTGATGGCGTATGCCGAAGAGCATAATATTGCGATTGAAAAGAAAAAAGGCAAGAAGTCGCCTTATTCAATGGACGCCAATTTGCTGCATATTTCTTATGAAGGCGGGATTATTGAAGATCCTGCTAATGAGCCAGAAGAAGATATGTGGTTATGGAGCGTTTCCCCTGAAAATGCTCCGGATCAACCGACTTATTTGGACATTACTTATGATAAAGGCGATATTGTTGCGATTAATGGGGAAGCCATGTCTCCAGCAACGGTGATGGAATATTTGAATAAAGTCGGTGGCGAAAACGGTATCGGGCGAGATGATATTGTTGAAAACCGCTTTGTGGGAATGAAAGCGCGTGGTTGTTATGAAACGCCTGCGGGTACCATTATGATAAAAGCACACCGTGCAATCGAGTCGTTGACTGTAGATCGTAATGCGGCACATTTAAAAGATGAGTTGATGCCGAAGTACGCGGAAATGATTTATAACGGTTTTTGGTTCAGCCCAGAGCGTGAAATGCTTCAAGCATTGATTGATCAATCTCAAGAATATGTTTCAGGTAATGTTCGTCTGAAACTCTACAAAGGCAATGTCATTGTGGTGGGACGTACTTCAGAAAACAGTTTGTTTGATGAAGACATTGCCACATTCGAAGATGACGGCGGCGCCTACAACCATAAGGACGCAGAAGGCTTTATTAAGTTGAATGCTTTGCGTTTGAGAACGGCGGCTAAAAAGCGTCGATAA
- a CDS encoding phosphatidylglycerophosphatase A family protein, translating to MSAPKSAIKAPTFAMIIRHPVMFLGFGFGSGLIAKGPGTLGTLVGMLVFIPILLWNELAAWGLFLFSLLVGSYVCGESARRIGVHDHGGIVWDEFAGVWLVILALPEQGWLYWGLAFILFRLFDIAKPWPISWADQNVAGGVGIMLDDIIAACYAIIIIWALQTGFL from the coding sequence ATGTCAGCCCCTAAATCAGCTATTAAAGCTCCCACCTTTGCGATGATTATTCGTCACCCAGTGATGTTTTTAGGGTTTGGTTTTGGATCGGGTTTAATCGCTAAAGGACCCGGCACACTCGGCACCTTGGTGGGTATGTTGGTGTTTATTCCGATCTTATTATGGAATGAACTCGCCGCTTGGGGACTTTTTCTATTCAGCTTGTTAGTGGGAAGTTATGTTTGCGGTGAGTCAGCCCGCCGAATCGGTGTGCATGACCACGGAGGGATTGTCTGGGATGAGTTTGCCGGCGTCTGGCTGGTCATTCTGGCACTTCCTGAGCAAGGTTGGCTCTACTGGGGGCTCGCCTTTATTTTATTTAGATTATTTGATATTGCAAAGCCTTGGCCTATTAGTTGGGCCGATCAAAATGTAGCGGGTGGTGTGGGAATTATGTTGGATGACATAATTGCTGCTTGTTACGCCATAATTATTATTTGGGCTTTGCAAACTGGTTTTTTATAG
- a CDS encoding rhodanese-like domain-containing protein — protein MFTACEDVKRLIKEKNAQFVDVRTPEEFAMSKLPGAVNIPLQDIDRVGDSMLNKDLPVIVFCRSGQRSHMAMQILLSLGFGEVYNMGPYQAWYQCPDE, from the coding sequence ATGTTTACTGCATGTGAAGATGTTAAGCGCTTAATTAAAGAAAAAAACGCACAATTTGTTGATGTCCGCACACCAGAAGAGTTTGCAATGAGTAAGTTGCCAGGCGCGGTTAATATTCCATTACAGGATATTGATCGTGTTGGTGACAGTATGTTAAATAAAGATTTGCCTGTGATTGTGTTCTGTCGTTCAGGACAAAGATCTCACATGGCAATGCAAATTTTACTGTCGCTAGGGTTTGGTGAAGTCTACAACATGGGGCCTTACCAAGCTTGGTATCAGTGCCCAGACGAATAA
- a CDS encoding dicarboxylate/amino acid:cation symporter — protein MRLAIHWQILIALVLAVLMGVWTGTEGMIAGIQWVAIYTFIGTLFLNALKMIVVPLVVSAIITGVANIGEQGGFGRLGSKTIGYYILTSFIAILVGLTLVNLIQPGVSDNGIPVLESNEQVMSAVAGKSAGDVVDVFLRMIPVNVVDAAAEGQMLGLIFFSLLFGYFITHLKGELKTTLSNFWQAIFEVMMMMTAWVMKFAPIGVFGLVAASVAKTGFEQFGNLALFFLTVTLALGVHFLIVMPLLLRFLGGVKNPWLHFQAMAPALLTAFSTSSSSSTLPITMNAVETRAGVSNRVSSFVLPLGATVNMDGTALYECVAAVFIAQLFGVHLDFSTQLLIVVIALTTSIGVAGIPSASLVAISIILVAVGLPAEAIGLLLVVDRLLDMMRTTINIFSDSVGAVIIARSEGEEQVLVSKHF, from the coding sequence ATGAGGTTAGCCATACATTGGCAGATATTGATTGCCTTAGTACTTGCGGTTTTAATGGGGGTGTGGACTGGCACGGAAGGAATGATTGCCGGTATCCAGTGGGTTGCGATTTATACTTTTATTGGAACCTTGTTTTTAAACGCATTGAAAATGATTGTGGTTCCATTAGTGGTGTCTGCCATTATTACCGGGGTGGCGAATATTGGCGAACAAGGCGGTTTTGGCCGGTTAGGAAGTAAAACCATTGGCTATTATATCCTAACCAGCTTTATCGCTATTTTGGTTGGGTTGACACTGGTTAACCTGATTCAACCGGGGGTGTCTGATAACGGCATTCCGGTTCTAGAAAGTAATGAGCAAGTGATGAGTGCCGTGGCAGGTAAATCTGCCGGGGATGTGGTGGATGTGTTCTTGCGCATGATTCCGGTCAATGTCGTTGATGCAGCTGCAGAAGGTCAAATGCTGGGGCTGATTTTCTTCAGTTTACTGTTTGGCTATTTCATTACGCACCTAAAAGGTGAATTGAAAACAACATTAAGCAATTTCTGGCAAGCGATTTTTGAAGTCATGATGATGATGACGGCTTGGGTTATGAAGTTTGCTCCGATTGGTGTATTTGGTTTGGTGGCAGCTTCCGTGGCAAAAACTGGCTTTGAACAGTTTGGAAACTTGGCGTTGTTCTTTTTGACGGTCACGTTGGCACTGGGTGTGCATTTTTTAATTGTCATGCCCTTATTACTTCGTTTTCTTGGGGGAGTGAAGAACCCTTGGTTGCATTTTCAAGCTATGGCACCAGCGTTGTTAACGGCTTTTTCAACCAGTTCCTCTTCTTCGACATTACCTATTACCATGAATGCTGTGGAAACGCGAGCAGGGGTTTCTAACCGCGTATCCAGTTTTGTGTTGCCACTGGGGGCAACAGTCAATATGGATGGGACCGCTTTATATGAATGCGTCGCTGCAGTGTTTATTGCACAATTATTCGGGGTACATTTGGATTTCTCAACCCAGCTCTTAATTGTGGTGATTGCCTTAACAACGTCGATTGGTGTGGCTGGCATCCCTTCAGCCAGCTTGGTAGCCATCAGTATTATTTTGGTGGCTGTTGGCTTGCCTGCGGAAGCCATCGGGTTGTTGTTGGTGGTTGACCGATTGCTTGACATGATGCGAACCACTATCAATATTTTCAGTGACTCTGTCGGTGCGGTGATTATTGCGCGCTCTGAAGGGGAAGAGCAAGTTTTGGTTTCAAAACATTTCTAA